The Blautia hydrogenotrophica DSM 10507 genome window below encodes:
- a CDS encoding ABC transporter permease, whose amino-acid sequence MMKKVISYTWLVLVALFMYIPVAVLAVYSFTESTTIGAVRGFSLKNYVTLFTMSDLRDMIIGTFVLAVGAAVLATILGTLGAIGSFYSRPFSRTLLETANRIPVVNAEVVTAFAICILLIVVLGIDKRTFVPLVIGHMVLCTPFVYLSVMPKLKQMDNGLYEAAMDLGATPFQALRKVVIPQIIPGIISGFMLSITLSLDDYFITTYTKPATFDTISTYVVNATRGAQTQIKTALWALSTVIFVVVVLAVVLMNLVVSRRKDSQEVGAVHEKER is encoded by the coding sequence ATGATGAAGAAAGTGATTTCCTATACATGGTTAGTTTTGGTGGCGCTTTTTATGTATATACCTGTGGCGGTTCTAGCTGTCTATAGCTTTACAGAATCGACGACGATAGGTGCGGTTCGAGGCTTTTCCTTGAAGAACTATGTGACCTTGTTTACGATGTCTGATCTGAGAGACATGATTATCGGAACTTTTGTACTGGCTGTCGGAGCGGCTGTGCTGGCTACGATTTTGGGAACTCTAGGAGCGATCGGTTCTTTTTATTCCAGACCATTTTCCAGGACTCTTTTGGAGACGGCGAATCGTATTCCTGTAGTCAACGCCGAGGTGGTGACAGCGTTTGCTATCTGTATACTTTTGATTGTCGTTCTGGGAATTGATAAGCGTACATTCGTTCCACTGGTGATCGGACATATGGTGCTGTGTACTCCGTTCGTCTACCTGTCTGTGATGCCGAAGCTAAAGCAGATGGATAACGGGCTGTATGAAGCGGCCATGGATTTGGGAGCTACGCCGTTTCAGGCGCTGCGCAAGGTGGTGATTCCACAGATCATCCCAGGTATCATTTCGGGATTTATGTTGTCTATCACGCTTTCTCTGGATGATTATTTCATTACTACTTATACGAAGCCGGCGACTTTTGACACGATCAGTACCTATGTGGTCAATGCCACCAGAGGGGCACAGACACAGATCAAGACAGCGCTATGGGCGTTATCTACAGTGATCTTTGTGGTCGTGGTTCTGGCTGTGGTATTGATGAATCTGGTGGTATCCAGAAGAAAGGACAGTCAGGAGGTAGGTGCGGTACATGAGAAGGAGAGATAG